ACCGACGTCGAGCACCTTGCGGCCGTTCAGCGGGCTGAGCTTGTCGATCCAGTCCAGCCGCAGCGGATTGATCTCGTGCAGGGGGCGGAATTCAGACTGCGGGTCCCACCAGCGGTCGGCCAGAGCCTGGAATCTGGCCAGTTCGGCGGGGTCGAAGTTGGATGCTGCGCTCATGGTTCTTCTCCTTGGTTTACCAATGACCCCGCGACCGGTTCCAGCGGTAGAGCTGGTGCGCGAAGAGGTTGTAGAGCCAGGCGCCGAGCGTTCGCAGCCCGGGCCACTGAAGCGGCCTTGCCAGCCAGCGCCATCGCGGAGCAAGGGCCAGCACGCCGGCGATGGCGTCGGCACCGATGCGCGTGGCGCCCGAGGTGTCGACGAGGTGCAGGCGTTCGCGCACGTCCTCCAGCTGCAGGCCCAGCGGTTCGAGTACTTCGGGCCGGGTGTGCACGTCGATCCACTCGACGCTTGCGTCCGGTGTTTTCTCGCGCATGGCGCAAACGCCGGCATCACAGACGGGACAGGCACTGTTGTAGTAGACAACCGTGCGCGGGGGAGGGGCGGTGGGTGCTTGCATGTCGTCGGCTCCTGTTCGGGCCATTCTGCCATCTATTTAGCTAAATGGCTAAATAACTAATTAGAGAATTGCCTACTCGCGAGCTAAACTGAACCGATGGAAAAAGTTTTCGAAGCGCTTGCCTCCACGCCGCGGCGCAAGATCCTGGCGTACCTGTCGGAGACCGAACTGTCGGCCGGCGACATTGCCTCGCGCTTCGATATGACCAAGCCTTCGCTCTCCAAGCACCTGAAGATCCTCGAAGGCGCGGGGCTGGTAAAGGCTGAGAAGCGCGGCCAGTTCGTGTTCTACAGCCTGCAGCGAGAGAGCCTGGCCAACACGCTGACCGGCTTCGTACAGGCGGTCTGCCCGGTGTCGAAGGCGCTGAAGAAAGAAAGCCGCGCCCTGGCCAGCAAGCGCTCGGCGGATTCCTCAGGCGCCTGACGCAGCGCCCCTCGCTGTTTCCTTCCTGGAAGGCAAAAAAGTACTGCAAAGGAATTCATTTTTCTGCCGCGCCACGCGGTTCACCGGAGCCTGTGTCCCGGAGTCTTTCTCCGCGCGCGGAACGCACCGATACTCTGCCCGGAAACTCCCCGCCGGCAACGTACCGGCTCCGAACAAGTTCAATGACTCCAACAGGCTTCTCGAAAATCCGCTTCGGTTTGCACACGCGCCTGAGCCTCGGCGTGGCAGCAGTGGTTCTGCTGACCACTTTCGCCATCGCCACCTTCGCCCTGCACCTGGTCAAGAGCAACATGCGCGCCTCGATCGCGACCGAGGAGGTCGCCCGCGTGGGTGCCATCGCGGATGCGATCGACCAGAAATTCGGCAGCCGCCGGATCCTGCTGCAAACCTTTGGCGGCAGCGTGGAAGCGCAGGACCTCCAGGGCGCCGCGCTGCAGGCCTTTCTTGAGAAGCACGGCTCGCTGCGCAAGGCTTTCGACAACGTTGCGTTCCTCGACACGGACGGCAACCTGGTGGCCAACCTGAACGGCGTGCAGGCAATCGGCAAGGTGAACGTAAAGGACCGCCCCTACTTCCAGCAGACGGTCGCTTCCAAGGCCGGCCTCGTGTCCGAGCCCTACCGCAATCGCCTCAACGGACTGGCGCAGGTAGCCATCACCGAGCCGGTGCTCGACAACACGGGGCAGGTGAGGTTCGTGATCTCCGGCGCCATCAACCTGAAGGACCGGAACATCCTGGGCGCGCTCGGCGATGTCAGGTTCGGCAAGACCGGCTATCTGTTCGTGATGACCGTGGACGGCATCGTCGTCGACCATCCGCAGACTTCGCGCATCCTGAACCAGGTCCAGACGGATGGCCGCGGCAATGCCGAGATCCTGCGCGCGATGGCCGGTTTCCAGGGCTCGAGCGAGGGCATCAACGATGCCGGCGTGCCCGCCCTCTATGCCTTCGACCGCACCGAGCAGACCAACTGGATCGTCGGCGCCATGTATCCGCGCAGCGAGGCCTTCGCGAGCATCGACGCCATCGAGCGCGGTGCATTGTTCGGGGCGATGGTGCTCGCGCTGTTCGCGGGCGCGCTGGCCCTGGGCGTGGCGCGCCGGCAGCTGAAGCCGCTGTCGGAGCTGCATCGGCACATGCAGTCCACGAAGGAAGCACCCGCAGCCGCCGCCGAGCCGCGCAGCAGTTACGCCCCCGACGAGATCGGCGATCTCGCGCGCACCTTCGACGAGCTGATGGCGCAGCGGCGCGCCATCGAGCTCAGCCTTGCGCGCAGCGAGGCGCAGGTGCGCACCATTGCCGACAACATCCCGGCGATGGTTTCTCATGTAGACGCATCGCTGCGCTACACCTTCGTCAACGCGCACGTGCGAGCCCTGCACAACAACGCAGCGCTGGTGGGGCGCCTGATGCCCGAGGTGCGCGGCGCCGCGGACTTTGCGCTCGTGGAGCCGCACTTCATGCGCGCGCTGGCCGGTGAAACGGTGATCCTCGAGAAGTCGGGCGACCCGGCCCTGGGCATCGGCAACCGCACCTTCAAGGCTCACTACATTCCCGACGTCGATGCCGACGGCGTGGTGTGCGGCGTGTTCTCGATGACCTTCGACATCACCGAAGAAGTGAACATCCGCCGGGCCCTGACCGAGCAGGAAAAGCTGCTGCGCGACGTGACCGACAGCATTCCGGCGCTGGTCGGCTATTTCGACCGCGAGCAGAACTGCCTGTTCGCCAACATCCGGGCGCGGCAGATGGCGGGCCTGAGCGAAGGCGCGCCGCTGCAGGGCACGACCATGCGTTCTGCCCTCGGCAGGGCGGTGTACGCGCAGCACAAGCCCTACCTTCCCGTGCTGTTCTCCGGCAAGAAAGTGCGCTTTCCGGTGCGTGCACCCATCCACGGCAGGGAGGGGTACTTCCAGGTCAACCTCATACCTGACAAGAACCTGCGCGGCGAGGTCGTGGGCTTCTACCTGATGTCTTTCAACATCACGGCGCTGAAGGAAGCGGAGCTGCGCCAGGCCGAGAGCGAGCTGCGCCTGCGCGCCATCACCGACAACATGCCGGCGCTGATCACCTACATCGACCGCGAGGAGAAGATCACCTTCGCCAACGCCACCAGCCGCGAATGGCTCGGGCTCGATCCGGTCCAGGTGCTGGGGCGCCACGTGCAGGAGGTGTCGGGCCGAGATATGTACCTGTCGCGCCAGCCGATGCTCGCCCGGGCGCTGTCCGGCGAGCGGGTGGAGTTCGAAACCAGCACTCAACGCGCGGGGTTCGACCGCATCACGCAGGTGATCTATGTGCCCGACGTGCGCGCCGATGGGGCGACGCACGGCATCTTCTCGCTGGCGCTCGACATCACGGCGCTGAAGGTGGTGGAGCACAAGCTCATCGAGCTGGCGCGGCTCGACACGCTCACCAGCCTGCCCAACCGGCTGGCTTTCAACGAGTACCTGCCTGAAGCGGTGCTGCGTGGGCAGCTCACCGGCCATGCAATGGCGCTGATGTTCCTCGACATCGACCACTTCAAGGCCATCAACGACACGATGGGCCACGCGGTGGGCGATGCGGTGCTGGCGGAATACGCACGGCGCTTGCTGGGCTGCGTGCGCGGCACCGACATGGTGGCCCGGCTGGCCGGTGACGAGTTCGTGCTGGTGCTCGAGGGCCTGAATGCGCCGGGCACCGCGGCCACGGTGGCGGCCAAGGTCGTGGAAAGCATCCGCACGCCGCCCTTCGTGGTGGACGGCCAGCGCATCGAGGTGACGACCAGCATCGGCATCGCGTATCACCGCGCGGCCGATTCTTCCGTCACTGCCGAAGAACTGCTGGCGCGGGCCGACGTCGCGCTCTACAACGCCAAGGCGGCGGGACGCAACCGGTTCGAGTTTTTCATGCCGATGGAAGAGGCGCGCAGCGATTCGCCTACGCGGCAGCACTGATCATCCTGGCGGCTGCTCATGGCCGGCCCAGCACGTGGTTCTCGTGGCGGCCTTCGCCCAGTGCGAACCAGGTCGTGCCCTTTCTGGCGAACCCGTGCTTCTCGTAGAAGCGGCACGCCCTTTGGTTCTGGACGTTGACCGTCAGCCACAGAGCATCGTTGCCCGTCCGATCGTGGACTGTGGCGCTGGCCCTGTCGAGCAGCGCGGAGCCCACGCCTGAGCGGGTGAACGCCTCTTGCACGTAGAGCGTGCAGAGCTCGGTGCTGGCGGAGGGAACAAGGGCCTGCCGCGCGCCGAAGCGCAGGCGCGCATAGCCGACGAGATGTGTGTCGGCCTCGGCGACGATCAAGGCGGTGTCTGCGTCGTTCGTCCACGCGATGAACGCGGCCGGCGTGAACTGGTCAAGCACATAGCGCGCGAGCAGGTCGTTCACGCCATCGGTCGCGTAGGTGGTGAGCCAGACCTGGATCGACAACGCTGCCAGCGCAGGAGCGTCGGCGGCGATGGCGGGGCGGGTGATGAGGGGAGCGTTGCGCATGCGGGATTCTGCAATCCCTTCACCGCCCCGGAGAGGATCAGACCCGCGCCGAAGCGCAATCCCCCAGCTCGTTGCGTGGTTCGCGCCGGTCGAGCGATCGGCTCCACAGCGCGATGGCCAGGCCCACCAGCGTGAGCAGCGCCGCCACCCAGCCCAGCGCGCGCAGCCCCGGGCCGTGGTCGATCACCACGCCGCCAACCCAGGCGCCGAGCGCGTTGCCAAGGTTGAAGGCTGCGATGTTCAGGCTCGACGCGAGGTTCTGACCCGCGCCCGAGGCCTTCTCCAGCACCCGCAGCTGCATCGGCGCTACGGTGGCGAACGAGGCCACGCCGAGCAGGCCGACGAACACCACCGCGGTGAACGGCGTGCCGATGGTGAACTGCATCGCGCCGAGTACCACCGCCAGCGTCACCAGCGTGCCAAGCACGGCTGCCATCGGCGCACGGTCGGCCAGCTTGCCGCCGAGGATGTTGCCGACCGCAAGGCCGCCGCCGAACACCAGCAGGATCGGCGACACAGCCGACTCCGAAAGCCCGGTGACCTGCGTGAGCAGCGGCTGGATATACGTGAACACCACGAACACGCCGGCAAAGCCGAGCACCGTCATCGCCAGGCCAAGCAGCACCTGCGGGCGCGCCAGCACGGCGAGCTCTTCGCGCAGCGGCGCAGGCTTTGCCTCGCCCTTGACGCGCGGCACGAACACCGCGAGCACCGTGAAGGCCAGCACGCCGATCAGCGTGACGGCCCAGAAGGCCGAGCGCCAGCCGAACTGCAGGCCCAGCCACGCGCCGGCCGGCACGCCGAGCAGCGTGGCGGCGGTCAGGCCGGTGAACATGATCGCGATGGCCGAGGCGCGGCGTTCGGGTGCCACCAGGCCGGTGGCCACCACCGAGCCGACGCCGAAGAAAGTGCCGTGCGCCAGCGAGGTGATGACGCGCGCGGCCATCAGCATTTCGTAGTTGGGCGCTACGGCGCAGGCGAGATTGCCGAGCGTGAAGATCGCCATGAGCGCCAGCAGCACGGTCTTGCGCGGCAGCTTGCGGGTGGCGATGGTGAGCACCGGCGCGCCGACCGCGACCCCGAGCGCGTAGCCCGAGATCAGCAGGCCGGCGGCCGTGATGGAGACATGAAGATCCGTCGATACCTGCAACAGCAGGCCCATGATGACGAACTCGGTGGTGCCTATACCGAAGGCACCGGCGGTGAGGGCGAGTAGAGCGATTGGCATGATGCCCTGTACTGTGCGGACGAAAGCCTTCGATGACTAGAATGCCGCCGGTACACATACTTGTGAGTTGAACTCACAGATTGGAAGAAGAGCCATGCCGCGCATCGACGTCAACCGCTCCGGCGAGATGGAAGCCTTCGTGCAGGTGGTCGAGTCAGGCGGCTTCTCGGCGGCGGCGCGTCTGCTGGGCATGACGCCCTCGGCCGTGAGCAAGCTGGTGGCGCGGCTCGAATTGCGCCTGGGCATCCAACTGGTGCACCGCTCCACGCGCAAGCTGCAGCTCACGCCCGAAGGTACGGAGTTCTACGAACGCAGTCTGCGCGTGCTGGCCGACATGGACGAGGCCGAGCGCTGCGCCGCGGCCGGCGCGGCGCCACGTGGGCGGGTGAGCATCAACGCCAGCGTCTCGTTCGGCCACCACAAGCTGGTGCCTCTGGTGCCGCGCCTGCTCGAACTGCATCCGCAGATCACGCTCGACATTGCGCTGACCGACCGCATCGTCGACCTGATGGACGAACGCGCCGACATCGCGATTCGCTGGGGCCAGCTGCCGTCGTCCGACCTCGTGGCGCGGCGGCTTGGCGAAACCAGCCAGGCTATCGTCGCCGCGCCGGACTACCTTGCGAAATACGGCACGCCGCGCACTCCGCAGGAACTGGAGGCACACAACCGTCTTGGCTGGAGTTACCGGCGCAATTCGCCCGACTGGCCGCTGCGCGTCGATGGCCGCATGGTGTGGCTGCCCGTGGCCGGTCCGGTGCGCGCGGGCGATGGTGAAACGCTGCGCCAGCTGGCTATTGCGGGGGCGGGTGTGGCGCGGCTGTCGCTGTATCACATACAGCACGACATCGACGCTGGCCGGCTGGTACCTCTGCTCGATGAATTCAATGCCGGCGAGATCGAGCCGATTCACGCGGTGTACATCGGCAAGGCCGGCACGCTGCCCGCGCGGGTGCGGGCGGTGCTCGACTTTCTGGTGGCTTGCTCCGGCGTGGGCGGTGGGCGCTACACGCTCAAGCGGACGGCACCGATGCCGGGGAATTCCGCCGTCACCTGATCGCCGCGGCGGCAGGGCAGGATGCCGACCCACGAACCGGTGGTGACCACCGTGCCGGCGGGCACGGTCTGTCCGTGGCGCGTGAGGTGGCGCAGCCAGATCGGCAGCAGCCAGGTGGGGTCGGCCAGCGGATGCGTGCCTTCGCGCACCACCGTCTCGGCGTCGCCGATCTTCGCTTCGCAGCGCTGCGAGGCCCAGTCGACGGCGGCGTAGGGCTTCCACTCGCCGAGCACCAGCGCGCCGTGCACTTGCGAATCGGCGAGGCGGAGCAGGGCGGGTGTCGAGGCGAGGTCTTGCCAGCGCGTGTCGACGATCTCGACGGAGACGGTCATGGCATCGACGAGTGATACGGCGCTTGCGTGATCGAGTTTCGCAGCCTGCGCGGGTGTTACGTCCTGGCCGAGACGCAAGGCGATTTCGGCCTCGATGCCGGGCGTGTTGAACACGAGGTCGCTGAAGTTCGCGGGGCTCTGGCGCACGCCGGAAGGCGGCAGCGGCGCATGCGTGAGCGTCGCGCTGCGGGAGCCGCCACCGGATTTCCAGGTGCCCGGTACTGGGCGACCGTCGAACCAGCCGAGTGCGGCCGCGACGGCGTCCTGCACTTCATAGGCTTGCGTGTCGGTTTCGAGCGTGCCCAGCCAGGGCGTGGCGTCGAGGGTGCGATTGCCGCGGCGTGCGGCAACGAGTGCGTCGGTGAGGGCGGTCTGGGATGGGGTCATTTGCTGGATCTTCTCAGTTTCTGCCGGGGGCATTCGCGTCCCCAACAACGCATGTTCAGCTCTCAACGTGAACGTTGCCGTCCTTAACAACCTTCGCCCACTTCGCAATCTCCGTACTGATGAACTGCCTGAACTTGTCCTGCGAACCACCGCCGTCTTCTGCGCCATAGGTGTCCATTCGCTCCTGCACATCAGGCATCGCCAGCACCGTGTTCACGTCGCGATTCACCTTCTGAGCAATGGAAGCGGGCAGCTTGCCTGGCCCGGCGAGTCCGTACCACGTGGTTGCCTCGAAGCCGGCAAAGCCCTGCTCCTGCATCGTCGGCACGTTCGGATGGCCTTTGGCTCGCTTGGTGCGCGTCTGCGCCACGGCGATGACGCGGCCGTTCTTCACGTGCGGCGTGGCGGCCGTCATGGTCTCGAAGCTGTACTGGATCTGCCCGCCCATCAGGTCGGCCAGCAGCGGGCCGCTGCCCTTGTAAGGCACGTGCAGCGCATCGACACCACCCTGCAGCTTGAACATCTCCAGCGCCAGGTGCTGCGCCGAGCCCGCGCCGGCCGAGCCGAAGCTGATGGTGCCGGGAGCGGCCTTGCAGGCGGACACGATGTCTTTCACCGTCAGCGCCTTCTGTCCCGGGTTGGCGATCAACAGGTTGGGCGTGACGCCCACCAGCACGATCGGCACGAAGTCGCGCTCCACGTTGTAGCGCAGCTTGGGCTGCAGGCTGGGTGCGAGCGCGTGGCTGTTGATGTGGGCCATCAGCAGCGTGCTGCCGTCGCTCGGCTGCTGCGCCACGTAGTCGGCCGCGAGCACACCGGCCACGCCGCCCTTGTTCTCGACGATGACCTGCTGGCCCCACATGATGGTGAGCTTCTGCGCGACCACGCGGGCCAGCGCATCGGTGCCGCCGCCCGGCGGAAAGCCGACCACGATGCGCACCGGCCCCGAGGGCCACTCCTGCGCGAAGAGCCGGGGCACGCCCAGTGTGGCGGCCGCGGCGCCCGCGGCCTGGATCAACGAACGTCTCTGCATCTTCTTGGTCTCCGTCGTGGGTGGGAATGGTCCGATGCGCGCCGGGGCGGCCCCGCGTGCCTATGCGGCTTTTTGCAGCGCGGCCGGTGCCGTGTGGTTCGCGAAATGGTCCATCGCCGCGTGCACGCCACTG
This is a stretch of genomic DNA from Variovorax paradoxus. It encodes these proteins:
- a CDS encoding GNAT family N-acetyltransferase — protein: MRNAPLITRPAIAADAPALAALSIQVWLTTYATDGVNDLLARYVLDQFTPAAFIAWTNDADTALIVAEADTHLVGYARLRFGARQALVPSASTELCTLYVQEAFTRSGVGSALLDRASATVHDRTGNDALWLTVNVQNQRACRFYEKHGFARKGTTWFALGEGRHENHVLGRP
- a CDS encoding metalloregulator ArsR/SmtB family transcription factor yields the protein MEKVFEALASTPRRKILAYLSETELSAGDIASRFDMTKPSLSKHLKILEGAGLVKAEKRGQFVFYSLQRESLANTLTGFVQAVCPVSKALKKESRALASKRSADSSGA
- a CDS encoding MFS transporter encodes the protein MPIALLALTAGAFGIGTTEFVIMGLLLQVSTDLHVSITAAGLLISGYALGVAVGAPVLTIATRKLPRKTVLLALMAIFTLGNLACAVAPNYEMLMAARVITSLAHGTFFGVGSVVATGLVAPERRASAIAIMFTGLTAATLLGVPAGAWLGLQFGWRSAFWAVTLIGVLAFTVLAVFVPRVKGEAKPAPLREELAVLARPQVLLGLAMTVLGFAGVFVVFTYIQPLLTQVTGLSESAVSPILLVFGGGLAVGNILGGKLADRAPMAAVLGTLVTLAVVLGAMQFTIGTPFTAVVFVGLLGVASFATVAPMQLRVLEKASGAGQNLASSLNIAAFNLGNALGAWVGGVVIDHGPGLRALGWVAALLTLVGLAIALWSRSLDRREPRNELGDCASARV
- a CDS encoding Bug family tripartite tricarboxylate transporter substrate binding protein codes for the protein MQRRSLIQAAGAAAATLGVPRLFAQEWPSGPVRIVVGFPPGGGTDALARVVAQKLTIMWGQQVIVENKGGVAGVLAADYVAQQPSDGSTLLMAHINSHALAPSLQPKLRYNVERDFVPIVLVGVTPNLLIANPGQKALTVKDIVSACKAAPGTISFGSAGAGSAQHLALEMFKLQGGVDALHVPYKGSGPLLADLMGGQIQYSFETMTAATPHVKNGRVIAVAQTRTKRAKGHPNVPTMQEQGFAGFEATTWYGLAGPGKLPASIAQKVNRDVNTVLAMPDVQERMDTYGAEDGGGSQDKFRQFISTEIAKWAKVVKDGNVHVES
- a CDS encoding fumarylacetoacetate hydrolase family protein, encoding MTPSQTALTDALVAARRGNRTLDATPWLGTLETDTQAYEVQDAVAAALGWFDGRPVPGTWKSGGGSRSATLTHAPLPPSGVRQSPANFSDLVFNTPGIEAEIALRLGQDVTPAQAAKLDHASAVSLVDAMTVSVEIVDTRWQDLASTPALLRLADSQVHGALVLGEWKPYAAVDWASQRCEAKIGDAETVVREGTHPLADPTWLLPIWLRHLTRHGQTVPAGTVVTTGSWVGILPCRRGDQVTAEFPGIGAVRLSV
- a CDS encoding thiol-disulfide oxidoreductase DCC family protein; protein product: MQAPTAPPPRTVVYYNSACPVCDAGVCAMREKTPDASVEWIDVHTRPEVLEPLGLQLEDVRERLHLVDTSGATRIGADAIAGVLALAPRWRWLARPLQWPGLRTLGAWLYNLFAHQLYRWNRSRGHW
- a CDS encoding LysR substrate-binding domain-containing protein — encoded protein: MPRIDVNRSGEMEAFVQVVESGGFSAAARLLGMTPSAVSKLVARLELRLGIQLVHRSTRKLQLTPEGTEFYERSLRVLADMDEAERCAAAGAAPRGRVSINASVSFGHHKLVPLVPRLLELHPQITLDIALTDRIVDLMDERADIAIRWGQLPSSDLVARRLGETSQAIVAAPDYLAKYGTPRTPQELEAHNRLGWSYRRNSPDWPLRVDGRMVWLPVAGPVRAGDGETLRQLAIAGAGVARLSLYHIQHDIDAGRLVPLLDEFNAGEIEPIHAVYIGKAGTLPARVRAVLDFLVACSGVGGGRYTLKRTAPMPGNSAVT
- a CDS encoding sensor domain-containing diguanylate cyclase; protein product: MTPTGFSKIRFGLHTRLSLGVAAVVLLTTFAIATFALHLVKSNMRASIATEEVARVGAIADAIDQKFGSRRILLQTFGGSVEAQDLQGAALQAFLEKHGSLRKAFDNVAFLDTDGNLVANLNGVQAIGKVNVKDRPYFQQTVASKAGLVSEPYRNRLNGLAQVAITEPVLDNTGQVRFVISGAINLKDRNILGALGDVRFGKTGYLFVMTVDGIVVDHPQTSRILNQVQTDGRGNAEILRAMAGFQGSSEGINDAGVPALYAFDRTEQTNWIVGAMYPRSEAFASIDAIERGALFGAMVLALFAGALALGVARRQLKPLSELHRHMQSTKEAPAAAAEPRSSYAPDEIGDLARTFDELMAQRRAIELSLARSEAQVRTIADNIPAMVSHVDASLRYTFVNAHVRALHNNAALVGRLMPEVRGAADFALVEPHFMRALAGETVILEKSGDPALGIGNRTFKAHYIPDVDADGVVCGVFSMTFDITEEVNIRRALTEQEKLLRDVTDSIPALVGYFDREQNCLFANIRARQMAGLSEGAPLQGTTMRSALGRAVYAQHKPYLPVLFSGKKVRFPVRAPIHGREGYFQVNLIPDKNLRGEVVGFYLMSFNITALKEAELRQAESELRLRAITDNMPALITYIDREEKITFANATSREWLGLDPVQVLGRHVQEVSGRDMYLSRQPMLARALSGERVEFETSTQRAGFDRITQVIYVPDVRADGATHGIFSLALDITALKVVEHKLIELARLDTLTSLPNRLAFNEYLPEAVLRGQLTGHAMALMFLDIDHFKAINDTMGHAVGDAVLAEYARRLLGCVRGTDMVARLAGDEFVLVLEGLNAPGTAATVAAKVVESIRTPPFVVDGQRIEVTTSIGIAYHRAADSSVTAEELLARADVALYNAKAAGRNRFEFFMPMEEARSDSPTRQH